A single Blastopirellula retiformator DNA region contains:
- a CDS encoding DUF7779 domain-containing protein codes for MQQPVEKINGLLNILCWLAPDPIPLAMLEKLKEQEGVDPIDVEQAVADLATYSLAMWTDYGEGIQVHRLVEEITRFRLPEVAREENLLTALEMVNASFPNESSDVRF; via the coding sequence ATCCAGCAGCCTGTTGAGAAAATCAACGGACTGCTAAACATCCTCTGCTGGCTGGCGCCTGACCCCATCCCGCTGGCGATGCTGGAGAAGTTGAAAGAGCAGGAAGGCGTCGACCCAATCGACGTCGAACAGGCGGTGGCCGATCTGGCGACCTATTCGCTGGCCATGTGGACCGATTACGGCGAAGGGATTCAGGTGCATCGATTGGTGGAGGAGATTACACGGTTTCGGCTGCCGGAGGTGGCGCGGGAGGAGAATTTATTGACGGCGCTGGAGATGGTCAATGCCAGCTTTCCCAATGAGTCCAGTGACGTTCGATTTTAG
- a CDS encoding 6-phosphofructokinase: MSNTLARPPKKQHNFRRVAILFAGGPAPAANAVISTAAVSFLRNDVEVLGIKHGYSNLMQFAEDRPMELGRDYIMLDHQALSRSRAQQGIMIGTARANPGKQVSHPDHLSDPERSAPLKTVYEALCSLGVDALISIGGDDTLKTANKFKMFQETLPEGSHKIPVVHLPKTIDNDYMGIDFTFGYFTAVDFLANEIRNLLYDAEAGQAYFLVECMGRSAGWLPYGTAIAGEASLVISVEDINGDYVAREEEVDGRVKKIMDVEKVVDRIVKTMLAREAEGKRFGVIILAEGLAELLPPEYLEGIKRDDHGHISITDVSLGRQFAKWISKRYEEKTGRSRKVNGLQLGYEARCSKPHAFDVMLGSQLGVGAYRALVEEGLNGVMVSVSGQLNLHYVAFENLVDPKTLVTVVRYINPMSDFHRLARFLETYIND; encoded by the coding sequence ATGTCGAACACGTTGGCACGTCCCCCGAAAAAGCAACACAACTTCCGCCGCGTGGCGATCCTGTTCGCAGGCGGTCCGGCGCCGGCCGCCAACGCGGTGATTTCGACCGCGGCGGTCTCGTTCCTCCGCAACGACGTCGAAGTGCTCGGCATTAAACATGGCTACTCGAACCTGATGCAGTTCGCCGAAGATCGCCCGATGGAACTGGGCCGCGACTACATCATGCTCGATCATCAAGCCTTGTCCCGTTCGCGGGCTCAGCAGGGGATCATGATCGGCACCGCCCGCGCCAACCCGGGCAAGCAGGTCTCGCACCCCGATCACCTGAGCGATCCCGAACGCTCGGCCCCGCTGAAGACGGTCTACGAAGCTTTGTGCTCGCTCGGCGTTGACGCCCTCATCTCGATCGGCGGCGACGACACGCTGAAGACCGCCAACAAGTTCAAGATGTTCCAAGAGACGCTCCCCGAAGGGAGCCACAAGATCCCGGTCGTCCACCTGCCCAAGACGATCGACAATGACTACATGGGAATCGACTTCACCTTCGGTTACTTTACCGCCGTCGACTTCCTGGCCAACGAAATCCGCAACCTGCTGTACGATGCGGAAGCGGGGCAGGCCTACTTCCTGGTCGAATGCATGGGCCGTAGCGCCGGTTGGTTGCCGTACGGTACCGCGATCGCCGGCGAAGCGAGCCTGGTGATCAGCGTCGAAGACATCAACGGCGATTATGTCGCTCGCGAAGAAGAAGTCGACGGCCGCGTCAAAAAGATCATGGACGTCGAGAAGGTGGTCGACCGCATCGTCAAAACGATGCTCGCCCGCGAAGCCGAAGGCAAACGTTTCGGCGTCATCATCCTGGCCGAAGGCCTGGCCGAACTGCTGCCGCCGGAATACCTGGAAGGGATCAAGCGCGACGACCACGGTCACATCTCGATCACCGACGTCAGCCTGGGCCGCCAGTTCGCCAAGTGGATCTCGAAGCGGTACGAAGAAAAAACGGGCCGCAGCCGCAAGGTGAACGGCCTGCAGTTGGGCTACGAAGCCCGCTGCTCGAAACCGCACGCCTTCGACGTGATGCTCGGCAGCCAACTCGGCGTCGGCGCCTACCGCGCCCTGGTCGAAGAAGGCCTGAACGGCGTGATGGTCTCGGTCTCGGGCCAGTTGAATTTGCACTACGTCGCCTTCGAGAACCTGGTCGACCCCAAAACCCTGGTCACGGTCGTCCGCTACATCAACCCGATGAGCGATTTTCATCGGTTGGCGCGGTTCCTGGAGACGTACATCAACGACTAG
- the accB gene encoding acetyl-CoA carboxylase biotin carboxyl carrier protein, which produces MAKSEPATGGVFDLDRLRQLIELMKEHELSEIDLREGEKQIQMKRGSAVAYAPAPAPVAAAPTAAAGGAAPAEDSHLVTINSPMVGTFYAKPKPDSENFAKVGDHIGEDSVVCIIEAMKVFNEIKAELTGKIVAVLVKNEDPVEYGQPLFKVDPRG; this is translated from the coding sequence ATGGCCAAGTCCGAGCCCGCCACCGGCGGCGTCTTTGATCTCGATCGATTGCGACAACTCATCGAACTGATGAAAGAGCACGAGCTTTCGGAAATCGACCTTCGGGAAGGGGAAAAGCAGATTCAGATGAAGCGCGGTTCGGCCGTCGCTTACGCACCGGCTCCGGCGCCGGTTGCAGCTGCTCCGACTGCTGCCGCCGGCGGCGCCGCTCCGGCCGAAGACTCGCACCTGGTGACGATCAACAGCCCGATGGTCGGCACGTTCTACGCCAAGCCGAAGCCCGACTCCGAAAACTTCGCCAAAGTGGGCGACCACATCGGCGAAGATTCGGTCGTCTGCATCATCGAAGCCATGAAGGTCTTCAACGAAATCAAAGCCGAACTGACCGGCAAGATCGTCGCCGTCCTGGTCAAAAACGAAGACCCGGTCGAGTACGGCCAGCCGTTGTTCAAGGTCGACCCGCGCGGCTAA
- the hisD gene encoding histidinol dehydrogenase, translating into MAEIALNIARIDARQDDVPARLAELREKLSPRGNVVSEAGRRRTIETFGEPLSPQQVVERICHEVQTEGLAAVLRYSEKLDGKQLTAETIRVPQSELEAAHAAAAPEFLETLRKIRENIWEFQTAILHKDVQVDRPDGNFLRQRYLPLQRAGLCVPGGAAAYPSTVLMTAVPALAAGVKELVVVAPPTPFGSYNTDLLATCHELGVTEVYRMGGAQAVAALAYGVEGIPQVDKIVGPGNLFVALAKKHVYGEVDIDSIAGPSEVVVIADETTRADYTAADLLAQAEHAPGASILITWSPATLEATYAELNRQVALLERCELTVQSLEAFGCLILAESQEQACQLANEIAPEHLHIATDSAETLLDKIPNAGATFLGNYTPVALGDYAAGPSHVLPTGGTARWASGLSANDFLRSSSVIHYTDAGIQAIAPHVQRMADKEGLTAHRRSVDIRVS; encoded by the coding sequence ATGGCCGAAATCGCTTTGAACATCGCTCGTATTGACGCTCGCCAGGACGACGTTCCGGCCCGTCTTGCCGAACTTCGCGAAAAGCTCAGCCCCCGCGGCAACGTGGTCAGCGAAGCGGGGCGCCGCCGCACGATCGAAACGTTTGGCGAACCCCTCTCGCCGCAACAAGTGGTCGAGCGAATCTGCCACGAGGTGCAGACCGAAGGCTTGGCCGCCGTACTTCGCTACAGCGAAAAGCTAGACGGCAAGCAGCTGACCGCCGAGACGATCCGCGTTCCGCAATCCGAACTAGAAGCGGCTCATGCTGCGGCGGCGCCGGAGTTTCTGGAAACGCTCCGCAAGATCCGCGAAAACATCTGGGAGTTTCAAACCGCGATCCTGCACAAAGATGTGCAAGTCGATCGCCCCGACGGCAACTTCCTGCGGCAGCGTTACTTGCCGCTTCAGCGAGCGGGGCTCTGCGTGCCTGGAGGCGCGGCAGCGTATCCTTCAACCGTGCTGATGACCGCGGTCCCGGCCTTGGCCGCTGGGGTCAAAGAGTTGGTCGTCGTCGCTCCACCGACGCCGTTCGGTTCGTACAACACCGACTTGCTGGCGACCTGCCATGAGTTGGGCGTGACCGAGGTCTATCGGATGGGTGGCGCTCAAGCGGTCGCGGCCCTCGCCTATGGCGTCGAAGGGATTCCGCAAGTCGACAAGATCGTCGGCCCTGGCAACCTGTTCGTGGCGCTTGCTAAGAAACATGTCTACGGCGAGGTCGACATCGATTCGATCGCCGGACCGAGCGAAGTGGTGGTCATCGCCGACGAGACGACCCGCGCCGATTACACCGCCGCCGACTTGTTGGCTCAGGCCGAACATGCGCCCGGCGCCAGTATTCTGATCACCTGGAGCCCCGCGACGCTGGAGGCGACCTACGCCGAACTCAATCGCCAGGTCGCGCTGCTCGAACGGTGCGAACTAACGGTGCAAAGTCTGGAAGCGTTCGGCTGTTTGATCTTGGCCGAAAGCCAAGAGCAAGCTTGCCAACTGGCGAACGAAATCGCGCCGGAGCATCTGCACATCGCGACCGACAGTGCAGAGACGCTGCTTGACAAGATTCCGAACGCCGGAGCGACCTTCTTGGGCAACTACACGCCGGTGGCGCTGGGCGACTATGCGGCTGGGCCTTCGCACGTGTTGCCGACCGGTGGCACGGCGCGATGGGCGAGCGGATTGTCGGCCAATGATTTTCTGCGCTCAAGCAGCGTGATTCATTACACCGACGCCGGCATCCAAGCGATCGCCCCCCATGTTCAGCGGATGGCGGACAAAGAAGGGCTGACCGCTCACCGCCGCAGCGTTGATATTCGCGTTTCCTAA
- the accC gene encoding acetyl-CoA carboxylase biotin carboxylase subunit codes for MYNRILIANRGEIALRIIRACKELGVETVAIFSEADRGAAYLDLADEAYCVGPAKSAQSYLKIDRVISAAEVGNVEAIHPGYGFLAENAQFNEICRSCNIDFIGPSPDAMQRLGDKNEARKMARAADVPVVPGSDGLIEDHEEAMKIAHEIGFPVLIKATAGGGGKGMRVAANDLVLKTALQQAQTEAQAAFGNGGVYLEKYVEHPRHVEVQVIADQHGNVVHLYERECSTQRRHQKLIEESPAPNLSPETREAICAAAVRMIQGANYHNAGTVEFIVDKDENFYFIEVNARIQVEHPVTEMVTGVDLIQAQIRVAAGEKLPFTQDDIKIEGAAIECRINAEDPDRNFMPCPGVIERFIAPGGPGVRFDSHVYSGYTVPPHYDSMIGKLIVHRKTREEAIRCMLRALDEIRTDGIRTTAPFHKMLLNHSAFAEGKIDTTYVERTFLQS; via the coding sequence ATGTATAACCGCATTCTGATCGCGAATCGCGGCGAGATCGCCCTGCGTATTATTCGCGCGTGTAAAGAACTTGGCGTCGAAACGGTCGCTATTTTCAGCGAAGCCGACCGTGGCGCCGCATATCTCGACCTGGCCGACGAAGCCTATTGCGTCGGCCCCGCCAAGAGCGCTCAAAGCTATCTGAAGATCGATCGCGTCATCAGCGCCGCCGAAGTCGGCAACGTCGAAGCGATCCATCCCGGCTATGGCTTTTTGGCCGAGAACGCCCAGTTCAACGAGATCTGCCGCAGCTGCAACATCGACTTCATCGGTCCTTCGCCTGACGCGATGCAGCGGCTGGGCGATAAGAACGAAGCCCGCAAGATGGCCCGCGCGGCTGATGTGCCGGTCGTGCCTGGTTCGGACGGCTTGATCGAAGATCACGAAGAGGCGATGAAGATCGCCCACGAGATTGGCTTCCCCGTTCTGATCAAAGCGACCGCCGGCGGCGGTGGCAAAGGCATGCGGGTCGCCGCCAACGATCTGGTGCTGAAGACGGCGCTGCAGCAAGCCCAGACCGAAGCCCAAGCGGCGTTCGGCAACGGCGGCGTCTATCTCGAAAAATATGTCGAGCACCCGCGGCATGTCGAAGTGCAGGTCATCGCCGACCAGCATGGCAACGTCGTGCACCTGTACGAACGCGAATGCTCGACGCAGCGTCGCCACCAAAAGCTGATCGAAGAAAGCCCGGCGCCCAACCTGTCGCCCGAAACCCGCGAAGCGATCTGCGCCGCGGCGGTTCGCATGATCCAAGGCGCCAACTACCACAACGCCGGCACGGTCGAGTTTATCGTCGACAAAGACGAGAACTTCTACTTCATCGAAGTCAACGCCCGCATCCAAGTCGAGCACCCAGTGACCGAGATGGTGACCGGCGTCGATCTGATCCAGGCGCAAATCCGCGTCGCCGCCGGCGAGAAGCTGCCGTTCACACAGGATGACATTAAGATCGAAGGCGCCGCGATTGAATGCCGCATCAACGCCGAAGATCCCGATCGCAACTTCATGCCCTGCCCAGGCGTCATCGAGCGGTTCATCGCGCCCGGTGGTCCCGGCGTCCGGTTTGATTCGCACGTCTACAGCGGCTACACCGTGCCGCCGCACTACGACTCGATGATCGGCAAGCTGATCGTCCATCGCAAGACGCGCGAAGAGGCGATTCGCTGCATGTTGCGGGCGCTGGACGAGATCCGGACCGACGGCATCCGCACCACGGCCCCGTTCCACAAGATGTTGCTCAACCACTCGGCCTTTGCCGAAGGGAAGATCGACACCACCTACGTCGAACGGACCTTTTTGCAGTCGTAG
- the hisC gene encoding histidinol-phosphate transaminase has product MSFVRPEIDAMAGYVPGEQPQAGKFIKLNTNENPYPASPAVTRAIKERLDQGLERYPDPLCNSFRMRAAEVLGVEPDWILCGNGSDDILTIVTRAFMGAGQWLRLPTPSYVLYKTLAEIQGADSEEIAFNPDWSLPDAFSTGSNQLRLAFLPNPNSPSGTIVPKAQIAAAADALPCPLLVDEAYVDFADENCIDLVKRNDKVLVSRTLSKSYALAGLRFGYVVAQPHIIAQLMKVKDSYNCDSLSIAGATAAIDDQQWLKTNREKVIQTRKRMTAKMREIGFTVPDSQANFVWGTFPGKNLKAVYEFLKQNRVLVRYMHYPNFEPGIRISVGGDDQIDACLMLIETALAQGIA; this is encoded by the coding sequence ATGTCTTTCGTGCGACCAGAGATCGACGCGATGGCCGGCTACGTGCCGGGCGAACAGCCGCAAGCCGGCAAGTTCATCAAGCTGAACACCAACGAAAATCCGTATCCCGCGAGCCCGGCGGTAACGCGTGCGATTAAGGAACGACTTGATCAGGGACTGGAGCGTTATCCCGATCCGCTCTGCAACTCGTTTCGCATGCGGGCCGCCGAGGTGTTGGGCGTTGAGCCTGACTGGATTCTTTGCGGCAACGGCAGCGACGACATTCTGACGATCGTCACCCGGGCCTTTATGGGCGCCGGCCAATGGTTGCGGCTGCCGACTCCCAGCTATGTCTTGTACAAGACGCTCGCCGAGATCCAAGGCGCCGACAGCGAAGAAATCGCGTTCAATCCTGATTGGTCGCTGCCCGACGCCTTCTCGACCGGCAGCAACCAGTTGCGGCTCGCCTTTCTGCCGAACCCGAACAGCCCCTCCGGGACGATCGTGCCGAAGGCGCAGATCGCGGCGGCGGCTGACGCCCTCCCCTGCCCTTTGTTGGTGGATGAAGCGTACGTTGATTTCGCCGATGAAAACTGCATTGACCTGGTCAAGCGGAACGACAAGGTCCTGGTGTCGCGGACGCTGAGCAAATCGTACGCGTTGGCGGGATTACGGTTTGGTTACGTCGTCGCTCAGCCGCACATCATCGCCCAGTTGATGAAGGTGAAGGATTCGTACAACTGCGACTCGCTGTCGATCGCCGGGGCTACCGCGGCGATTGACGATCAGCAGTGGCTGAAAACCAATCGCGAAAAGGTGATCCAAACGCGAAAGCGAATGACCGCTAAAATGCGTGAAATCGGTTTCACCGTACCTGACTCGCAGGCAAATTTCGTTTGGGGGACCTTCCCCGGGAAGAATCTAAAGGCGGTCTACGAGTTTCTCAAACAGAATCGAGTGCTTGTCCGATACATGCACTATCCGAATTTCGAACCAGGGATTCGCATCTCGGTCGGCGGCGACGATCAAATCGACGCTTGTCTGATGTTGATCGAAACCGCGTTGGCTCAAGGAATCGCTTAA
- the hisB gene encoding imidazoleglycerol-phosphate dehydratase HisB has translation MSRTAKISRQTAETQIELELNLDGEGKSEISTGVGFFDHMLELFTRHGCFDLKVKANGDLHVDQHHTVEDVGICLGQAIRQSIGDKKGIRRYGHFTLPMEETLCTTAVDLSGRYFLVFNAQFHSPKIGEFDSELVEDFWQSTAANALCNLHVNVFYSRNSHHVAEAIFKSAARALRMAVEHDPRMPGVPSTKGTLSE, from the coding sequence ATGTCGCGCACCGCGAAAATCAGCCGGCAAACGGCCGAAACGCAAATCGAATTGGAACTGAACCTCGACGGCGAGGGGAAAAGCGAGATCTCAACCGGCGTCGGCTTTTTCGATCACATGCTCGAGTTGTTCACGCGGCATGGCTGCTTCGACTTGAAGGTGAAAGCCAACGGCGATCTTCACGTCGATCAACACCATACGGTCGAGGACGTCGGCATTTGCCTCGGCCAGGCGATTCGTCAGTCGATCGGCGACAAGAAGGGGATTCGTCGCTACGGCCACTTCACGCTGCCGATGGAAGAGACTCTGTGCACGACCGCGGTCGACCTGTCGGGCCGCTACTTCCTGGTCTTCAACGCCCAGTTCCATTCGCCCAAGATTGGCGAGTTCGACAGCGAACTGGTCGAAGATTTCTGGCAATCGACCGCCGCAAACGCCCTGTGCAATCTGCACGTCAACGTCTTCTACAGCCGCAACAGCCACCACGTCGCTGAAGCGATCTTTAAATCGGCCGCGCGGGCGCTGCGGATGGCGGTAGAGCATGACCCACGCATGCCTGGGGTGCCGAGCACCAAGGGGACGCTGTCGGAGTAG